In Mus musculus strain C57BL/6J chromosome 14, GRCm38.p6 C57BL/6J, the following are encoded in one genomic region:
- the Olfr740 gene encoding olfactory receptor 740 isoform X1, giving the protein MGNTCIIFAVCWDQRLHTPMYLLLANFSFLEIWYVTSTVPNMLANFLSDTKVISFSGCFLQFYFFFSLGSTECLFLAVMAFDRYLAICRPLHYPALMTGSLCNILVISCWVLGFLWFPVPIIIISQMSFCGSRIIDHFLCDPGPLLALTCSRAPLMEVFWTIITSLILFVPFLFIMGSYTLVLRAVFRVPSRDGQKKAFSTCGSHLTVVLLFYGSVMIMYLSPTSEHEAGMQKLVTLFYSVVTPLINPVIYSLRNKDMKHALHNLTF; this is encoded by the exons ATGGGCAACACTTGCATCATCTTTGCAGTATGCTGGGATCAGAGactccacacacccatgtaccTACTGCTGGCCAACTTCTCCTTCCTGGAGATCTGGTATGTTACCTCCacagtccccaacatgttggccAATTTCCTCTCTGACACCAAGGTCATCTCTTTCTCTGGATGCTTCCTGcagttctatttcttcttctccttgggTTCTACAGAATGCCTTTTCCTGGCAGTCATGGCATTTGATCGATACCTTGCCATCTGTAGGCCACTACATTATCCTGCTCTCATGACTGGGAGCCTCTGCAACATCCTTGTGATCAGTTGCTGGGTGCTTGGTTTCCTCTGGTTCCCTGttcccatcatcatcatctcccaGATGTCCTTCTGTGGGTCCAGAATTATAGACCACTTCCTGTGTGACCCAGGCCCTCTATTGGCCCTCACCTGTTCCAGAGCCCCATTAATGGAGGTTTTCTGGACAATTATAACATCTCTTATCCTGTTCGTTCCTTTCCTCTTCATCATGGGATCTTATACATTGGTCCTGAGAGCTGTGTTCAGAGTTCCTTCAAGAGATGGACAAAAAAAGGCTTTCTCCACTTGCGGATCTCATCTCACAGTAGTTTTACTCTTTTATGGCTCAGTGATGATAATGTATCTAAGCCCGACCTCTGAGCATGAAGCTGGAATGCAGAAGCTTGTGACTCTATTTTATTCTGTGGTTACTCCACTCATTAATCCTGTGATATACAGTCTGAGGAACAAGGATATGAAACATGCCCT ACACAACCTAACTTTTTAA
- the Olfr740 gene encoding olfactory receptor 740 yields the protein MKTFSSPINSSTTTGFILLGFPCPREGQILLFVLFSIVYLLTLMGNTCIIFAVCWDQRLHTPMYLLLANFSFLEIWYVTSTVPNMLANFLSDTKVISFSGCFLQFYFFFSLGSTECLFLAVMAFDRYLAICRPLHYPALMTGSLCNILVISCWVLGFLWFPVPIIIISQMSFCGSRIIDHFLCDPGPLLALTCSRAPLMEVFWTIITSLILFVPFLFIMGSYTLVLRAVFRVPSRDGQKKAFSTCGSHLTVVLLFYGSVMIMYLSPTSEHEAGMQKLVTLFYSVVTPLINPVIYSLRNKDMKHALQKILRT from the coding sequence ATGAAAACCTTCAGCAGCCCCATCAACTCCAGCACCACCACTGGCTTCATTCTCTTGGGCTTCCCCTGCCCCAGGGAGGGGCAAATCCTCCTCTTTGTGCTCTTCTCCATTGTCTACCTGCTTACCCTCATGGGCAACACTTGCATCATCTTTGCAGTATGCTGGGATCAGAGactccacacacccatgtaccTACTGCTGGCCAACTTCTCCTTCCTGGAGATCTGGTATGTTACCTCCacagtccccaacatgttggccAATTTCCTCTCTGACACCAAGGTCATCTCTTTCTCTGGATGCTTCCTGcagttctatttcttcttctccttgggTTCTACAGAATGCCTTTTCCTGGCAGTCATGGCATTTGATCGATACCTTGCCATCTGTAGGCCACTACATTATCCTGCTCTCATGACTGGGAGCCTCTGCAACATCCTTGTGATCAGTTGCTGGGTGCTTGGTTTCCTCTGGTTCCCTGttcccatcatcatcatctcccaGATGTCCTTCTGTGGGTCCAGAATTATAGACCACTTCCTGTGTGACCCAGGCCCTCTATTGGCCCTCACCTGTTCCAGAGCCCCATTAATGGAGGTTTTCTGGACAATTATAACATCTCTTATCCTGTTCGTTCCTTTCCTCTTCATCATGGGATCTTATACATTGGTCCTGAGAGCTGTGTTCAGAGTTCCTTCAAGAGATGGACAAAAAAAGGCTTTCTCCACTTGCGGATCTCATCTCACAGTAGTTTTACTCTTTTATGGCTCAGTGATGATAATGTATCTAAGCCCGACCTCTGAGCATGAAGCTGGAATGCAGAAGCTTGTGACTCTATTTTATTCTGTGGTTACTCCACTCATTAATCCTGTGATATACAGTCTGAGGAACAAGGATATGAAACATGCCCTGCAGAAGATTTTAAGAACATAA